The nucleotide sequence TTCCAAAACATTTAAAAATAGATTCTATTTTATGATGATCATTTTTTCCTATAGCATGAATATGTAAATTGCATTTGGCAGATAAAGAAAAAGATTTGAAAAAGTGAAAAAACATTTCAGTAGAAATTTTACCTATTTTCTCTCTAGAAAATTTGACTTTCCAAAATAATTGGCTTCTTCCTCCAAGATCTAATGCAATTGTAGATAAACTTTCATCCATAGGAAGAGAATAAAAACCATAACGTTCTATTCCTCTTTTATCTCCCAAAGATTGATAAAAAATCTCTCCTAAAGTAATCCCAATATCTTCTATAGTATGGTGATCGTCTACATAAAGATCTCCTTTCGCTTGAATATTTAAATCTATAGAGCTATGAAATGCTATTTGTTGTAGAAGATGATCAAAAAAACCCAATCCTGTTTGAATGTGATTTCTTCCTTTTCCATAAAGAAAAATACAAATTTTTACATTTGTCTCTAATGTTGTTCGTTGATAAACGAGTTTCTTTGTGGTAATTGATGATAAATATTCATAAATTTTTTTCCAACTATCAGTTTTTAAAGATATTATTTTTTTTAAATCTTTTTCATCTACATTTACATTAGAAATGTAATCTTTTTCTTCTTTTGTAAAATTTTTATGGGAATGATCCTCTTTAATCCATATAGATTTGCATCCTAGATTTTTAGCTAATAAAACGTCTGTCAATCGATCTCCAATTACAAAAGATTTTGAAATATTGTAATAATTTGAGTTTAAATAATTTGTTAACATTCCTATTCCAGGTTTTCTATTTTTGGATTTTTCATCTGGAAAAGTTTTATCTATATGAACGGAGGTAAAATGAATTCCTTCAGTTTTTAAAATATTTAATATATGATTATGAATAGGCCAAAAAATATTATCAGGAAATTGATCAGTTCCCAAACCATCTTGGTTGGATACCATAACTAAATCATAGTTTAATTCTTGTACAATTCTTGATAAGAAGTATATTACTTTGGGGTAAAAATTTATTTTTTCAATAGAATCAATTTGATAAGTGGGCGGTGATTCTTTTATTATAGTCCCATCCCTATCAATAAACAATATTTTTTTTTTCATTACATTTTCATTTTTTGAATAGAATATTTTCGAATATGATCTATTAGACACTCATTCTCTTCATGAGTTCCTATTGTGATCCTTAAACAATTATTACATAAAATGATTTTTGAACGATCTCTAACAAAAAATTTTTTTTTCATTAAATATTGATAAATACTTTTTGAAGAAAAATTTATTTTTACTAATAAAAAATTAGCAGAACTAGGATACACTTTTTGTATGATAGGAATTTCTTTCAAAGATTCTAACATGTATTTTCTTTCCGCTAGAATGTTTTTTAAATGAAAAAAAAATAAATCTTTATTTTCTAAAGCTTTAATCGCTATTTCTTGAGAAAGAAAATTAATATTATATGGATATTTTACCTTATTCATCCATCCAATAATAGCTTCAGATGCAATAGCTATTCCTATTCTTAATCCTGCTAACCCCCAAGATTTAGAAAGTGTTTGTAAAATGATTAAATTTGGATATTTATCGATTTCTGTTGATAAAGATTTTTGATTAGAAAAATCTATATACGCCTCATCTAAAACAACAATTCCTGCAAATTTTTTTATTATATTCTCAATATCTTTTCTATTGAGATCATTTCCAGTAGGATTATTTGGAGAACAAATAAAAATGATTTTACTATACGGATTAACAACTTTTTCTAGTTGATTCAAATTTAATTGATACTTTTCCTCTGTAAGAAATATTTTAACAACATCCACTCCATGTATTTTTCCACTTACTTCATACATTCCATAAGTAGGAGGAAAAATAATAGCATGATCTATTTCAGGACGAGAAAAAATACGATAAACCAAATCAATAATTTCGTCGCTTCCATTCCCTAAGAATATATGAGATGTAGAAATATTTTTAAAATCTGATATTTTTTCTTTCAATTCTTTTTGCATAGGATCTGGATATCTGTTATAAGAATTTAAAAAAGATAAAGGGGAACCGAAAGAATTTTCATTAGCATCTAAAAAAATGGAGTTTTTTTCTTGATGATGTTCTATCCTAGCAGACATGTAAGGATCCAGATTCAAAATATTTTTTCTAATCAAAGAATTCAAATTAAATTTATTCATGCATTTACATTTAAAAATTTATTTTATCCGAATATTAATGGATTTCTTATGAGCAAATAATCCTTCTTCAGAAGATAAAACACTAATACATTCTGATAAATGTTTTAATCCTTTTTTAGATATTTTTTGAAAAGTAATTTTTTTTACAAAACTATCTACAGATATTCCACTATAAGATTTAGCATAACCATAAGTAGGAAGTACATGATTCGTTCCAGAAGCATAATCTCCTGCACTAACTGGAGAATAATTTCCTAAAAAAACAGATCCAGCATTAATCACTTTCCCCCCCCAATAAGAAGCATTTTTACAATTTATAATTAAATGTTCTGGAGCGATTTGATTAATTAAAGCTAAACATTCATCTAATGAACGAAGAATGATAAGTTTGCTTTTTTTCAAAGATTTTTCAATAATATTTTGTTTACTAGAAGTATTTAAAAATTGTTTCTTTAATTCTTCTTTAACTTTATTTATCCAAGATTGATTATTTGGAGTTACCAAAATGGTATAACTTTCTGTATCATGTTCTGATTGAGACAATAAATCAGCAGCAACATATTCTGGATTGGCTGTATCATCAGCTATAATTGCTACTTCTGAAGGACCGGCAGGCATATCTATGGACACTCTTCCTTTTTGAGATACAATTTGTTTAGCTATTGTAACATAAGAATTTCCTGGCCCAAATATTTTATATACAGAAGGGATACTTTCTGTTCCATAAGCCATAGCTGCAATAGATTGAGCCCCTCCAACTTTATATATATGTGTAATTCCTACATATTTAGCTGTATATAAAATAGATGGATGAACTTCTCCATTTTTATCTGGAGGAGTACATAAAATAATATTTTTACATCCTGATAATTTTCCCGGAATTCCTAACATTAATACAGTAGATAACAAAGGAGCGGATCCTCCTGGGATATAAAAACCAATTTTTTCGATTGGAATAGTTTTTCTCCAACAAGAAATTCCCTTTGATATTTCTATTTGCGGTTCATCATGTAGTTGTTTTTCATGAAAATATTTTATATTATGGTATGCTATTTCAATGGATTTTTTTAGTTGATTTGAAATTTTTATATCAGATTTATTTAAATCTTCTTCTGATACTCTAATAGATTTTAGATTTATATGATCATATTTTCTTGTATAAGCTTTTAAAGCTATATCTCCATAAGTTTTTACATTGTCAATAATAGGAACAACTAAGCTTCTTAAGTAAGAAATATTTTGTAAGTTCCTATTTGAAATAGATTTCCATGTTTTTTGTGGGGGATGAATATATACTTGAATCATATTTATTATAGTATAATTTTTTCTATGGGAAGTACCAATATATCCTGAGCTCCAAGTGATTTTAAATTTTCTATGATTCCCCAAAAATCATTTTCATTTACGACAGAATGCACGGAACTACATTCTGAATTTGCTAAAGGCAGAATAACTGGACTTTTAATTCCTGGAAGATAAGATATTATTTTTTCTAATTTTTCATTAGGGACGTTCAACAAAATATATTTATTATTTTTAGCCTTTCTTACAGCTCTAATTCGAAATAACAATTTTTCCATTATAGTATTTTGTGGGATACCTAAGTGCAAGTGTGAAGCTAATACAGCTTCAGATTGAAGCACAGTTTCTACTTCTTTTAATCCGTTCATAAAAAGTGTAGACCCGCTACTTACTAAATCACAGATACAATCTGCTAACCCTATTCCTGGAGCTATTTCTACTGCTCCAGATATTTCATGAATTTCTGCATTTATATATCTTTTTTTAAAAAATTCTTTAACTAAAAAAGGATAACTTGTTGCAATACGTTTTCCATCCAAATCATTAATTTCATTGTAAGAGAGAGACTTAGGCACGGCAATAGCCAGTCTACATTTTCCAAAACCCAAAGGCTCTTTGATTCTTATCCTTTTTCTTTTTTCTAAAAGAACATTTTTTCCCACAATTCCTATATCTGCTACTCCGTCTTCTAAATATTGAGGAATATCATCGTCTCTAAGAAAAAGTATTTCTAGGGGAAAATTAAGAGCCGTTGTTTTTAACTTATCTATTCCAATGTTAACTTCAATGCTACAATCTTTGAGTAATTTTATAGAATCGTCATAAAGACGACCCGATTTTTGAATTGCTATTTTAAGTTTATCCATAATCCAATACCAGGAAGAAATAAAAAAGCTTACTCTTGTAAGCTTTTTTATTTTAGTTTTAGTAGATCAAATTAATGTTTAATGTATCACGGCAAATATAAAAACTATTTTGAATATTTTATAATTAACTTTTTAAAAATTTAAAATAATGAAAATTATTAGTTATAATATAAATGGAATTAGATCTGGAATTAGAAAAGGATTATCTGATTGGATTGAAACAAATCAGCCATATATTTTATGTTTACAAGAAACAAAGGCTTTTCCAGAACAAATAGATACGAATCTATTTGAAAATTTAGGTTATAATCACTATTGGTTTTCTTCAAAAAGAAAAGGATATAGTGGAGTAGGTATTCTGTGTAAAGAAGAACCTATTCATGTAGAATATGGAATCGGATTAGATTCTATAGATGAAGAAGGAAGGGTTTTGCGTGTGGATTTAAAAAATTTGTCAGTAATTAGTCTTTATGTTCCTTCAGGAAATGATATGATGAAAAGATTGAACTTTAAATTTTTTTTTATGAAAAATTTTTTCTTACACATAAAAAAAATAAAAAATAAATTAAATGACATGATTATTTGTGGAGATTATAACATTTGTCATCATGAAATAGATATTTATGATCCTATTCGGAATCAAAACATTTCAGGCTTTTTACCAAAAGAAAGAGAATGGATGACTGATTTTATCAACTTAGGATTTATAGATAGTTTTAGAAATTTTGTTCAGGAAGACCATCATTATAGTTGGTGGAGTTATCGTTATAATGCTAGAAAAAGCAACAAAGGATGGAGAATTGATTATGCTATGGTTAGTAATTCTTTGAAAGAAAAAATGAGAAATGCCTATCTCATGCCAGAGGTCAAATATTCAGATCATTGTCCTGTTGTATTAGAAATTTTTTAAAAAATAAAAAAATGACCTGACTGGGATTCGAACCCAGGACCCTTACATTAAAAGTGTAATGCTCTACCAGCTGAGCTATCAGGTCTATTATAGATTTTTATTAATTTTTATAAGTTACAGAAACGAAAGTAACAAATAATCATTGAGTTAAACAACAAATATACTATAATTTTATGTTTTTATGAAAATTGCTTTAATTGGATATATGGGAAGCGGAAAAACTACTATAGGAAAAATACTAGCTGAAAGGCTAAATTTTGATTTTTACGATTTGGATGCTATTCTTGTTGAAAAGGAAAAAGATTCTATTCATGATATTTTTAAAAAAGAAGGAGAACTTTCTTTCAGAAAGAGGGAACACTCTATGTTAAATAAAATTTTAAAACAAAAAAAAAAATATGTTTTATCAGTTGGAGGAGGGACTCCCTGTTTTTATAATAATATTTATTTGCTAAATAAATATTCAAATACATTTTATTTAAAAACTGATAGTTATACTTTATTTAAAAGATTATTTTTAGAAAAAAAAACAAGACCTCTAATTTCTCATTTGTCTAAAAATGAATTGTTCATATTTATTATGAAACATTTATCGAAAAGGGTATATTTTTATGAAAAATCTTTAACAAAAATAAATATATACAAAAAATCTAAACACGATATAGTTCAAGAAATCGTTAAATTTGTTATTTAAAATAATCATGAATGAAATATCATATAACCTTCTTTTTCTAGATAAAATCAAAAAATATTTTTCATTAGTTGGAATTAGGAAAAAAGTATGTGTAGCTGTGAGCGGGGGATTAGACAGTATGGTATTAATTAATTTATTACTTCAAATTCCTGAAATAGAACCAGAAGTTGCTCATTGTAATTTTTCCTTAAGAGATGAAGAATCTAATAAAGATGAAATATTTATAAAAAATTTTTGTTTTGAACAAAATATAATATGTCATGTAAAAAAATTTGATACTTTAAATTTTTCTAAAAAATGGAAGTTTTCTATACAAATGACTGCTAGAAAACTTAGATATGATTGGTTCGAAGAATTATTAAAAAAAAATTTATATGAATATATCGTCTTAGGGCATCATTTTGATGATTCCATAGAGACTTTTTTTATAAACATTTTCAGAGGAACTGGAATTAAAGGGTTGTTAGGGATCCCCAAAATAAATGGACGATTTATTCGTCCTTTGTCTGATTTTACTAAAAAAGAAATTTTACATTATGCAAGAATAAAAAATATAAAATGGAGACTAGATACTAGTAATCATGATTTTAAATATTTAAGAAATAAAATACGTTCAAATTTATCTATGTTTGATTCATGTTCATTTCGTAATGGATTAAAAAAAACTATAAATTTTCTTCATGATGAAAATTTTTTAATAAAGAAAAAAATAGAAGAAGTCCGTCAAAAAATTACAATAGAAAAAAAATATTATCCATTTTTTTGGAAAATGAACTGTAAAAAAATAAGAGAATTACAACCTTTATCTTTTTATTTGTTTAAATTATTTTCTCCATATGGATTTAATGATGTCAATAGTATGATTCGTTTTATTAATGCACAGTCTGGTAAACAACTTTTTTCTAAATTATATCGTATTATTAAGAATGGGACTAATTGGATATTGGTCTCTCATCAATTATTATCAATAAATCAAAATAAGATTTATGTGATATCAAATTTAAAAGTTACTAATAAAATGTTTTTACCTGTTGATATAAAATTTTTTTATAATCCCAAAAAAGAAACCCATAAAAATATGTTGATCATAGATTTTGAAAAAATACAATTTCCATTATTATTAAGAACATGGAGAAAAGGGGATTTTTTTTATCCTTTTAAAATGAAAGGGAA is from Blattabacterium cuenoti and encodes:
- the tilS gene encoding tRNA lysidine(34) synthetase TilS — translated: MNEISYNLLFLDKIKKYFSLVGIRKKVCVAVSGGLDSMVLINLLLQIPEIEPEVAHCNFSLRDEESNKDEIFIKNFCFEQNIICHVKKFDTLNFSKKWKFSIQMTARKLRYDWFEELLKKNLYEYIVLGHHFDDSIETFFINIFRGTGIKGLLGIPKINGRFIRPLSDFTKKEILHYARIKNIKWRLDTSNHDFKYLRNKIRSNLSMFDSCSFRNGLKKTINFLHDENFLIKKKIEEVRQKITIEKKYYPFFWKMNCKKIRELQPLSFYLFKLFSPYGFNDVNSMIRFINAQSGKQLFSKLYRIIKNGTNWILVSHQLLSINQNKIYVISNLKVTNKMFLPVDIKFFYNPKKETHKNMLIIDFEKIQFPLLLRTWRKGDFFYPFKMKGKKKISKYYKEKKFSLLEKEHTWLLINGNKHIILVIGNRLDDRFKVTEDTKKILGIKVKI
- a CDS encoding shikimate kinase; this translates as MKIALIGYMGSGKTTIGKILAERLNFDFYDLDAILVEKEKDSIHDIFKKEGELSFRKREHSMLNKILKQKKKYVLSVGGGTPCFYNNIYLLNKYSNTFYLKTDSYTLFKRLFLEKKTRPLISHLSKNELFIFIMKHLSKRVYFYEKSLTKINIYKKSKHDIVQEIVKFVI
- the hisB gene encoding bifunctional histidinol-phosphatase/imidazoleglycerol-phosphate dehydratase HisB, with the translated sequence MKKKILFIDRDGTIIKESPPTYQIDSIEKINFYPKVIYFLSRIVQELNYDLVMVSNQDGLGTDQFPDNIFWPIHNHILNILKTEGIHFTSVHIDKTFPDEKSKNRKPGIGMLTNYLNSNYYNISKSFVIGDRLTDVLLAKNLGCKSIWIKEDHSHKNFTKEEKDYISNVNVDEKDLKKIISLKTDSWKKIYEYLSSITTKKLVYQRTTLETNVKICIFLYGKGRNHIQTGLGFFDHLLQQIAFHSSIDLNIQAKGDLYVDDHHTIEDIGITLGEIFYQSLGDKRGIERYGFYSLPMDESLSTIALDLGGRSQLFWKVKFSREKIGKISTEMFFHFFKSFSLSAKCNLHIHAIGKNDHHKIESIFKCFGRAIKMAIQKNSYDKIPSTKGIL
- the hisC gene encoding histidinol-phosphate transaminase: MNKFNLNSLIRKNILNLDPYMSARIEHHQEKNSIFLDANENSFGSPLSFLNSYNRYPDPMQKELKEKISDFKNISTSHIFLGNGSDEIIDLVYRIFSRPEIDHAIIFPPTYGMYEVSGKIHGVDVVKIFLTEEKYQLNLNQLEKVVNPYSKIIFICSPNNPTGNDLNRKDIENIIKKFAGIVVLDEAYIDFSNQKSLSTEIDKYPNLIILQTLSKSWGLAGLRIGIAIASEAIIGWMNKVKYPYNINFLSQEIAIKALENKDLFFFHLKNILAERKYMLESLKEIPIIQKVYPSSANFLLVKINFSSKSIYQYLMKKKFFVRDRSKIILCNNCLRITIGTHEENECLIDHIRKYSIQKMKM
- the hisG gene encoding ATP phosphoribosyltransferase, whose product is MDKLKIAIQKSGRLYDDSIKLLKDCSIEVNIGIDKLKTTALNFPLEILFLRDDDIPQYLEDGVADIGIVGKNVLLEKRKRIRIKEPLGFGKCRLAIAVPKSLSYNEINDLDGKRIATSYPFLVKEFFKKRYINAEIHEISGAVEIAPGIGLADCICDLVSSGSTLFMNGLKEVETVLQSEAVLASHLHLGIPQNTIMEKLLFRIRAVRKAKNNKYILLNVPNEKLEKIISYLPGIKSPVILPLANSECSSVHSVVNENDFWGIIENLKSLGAQDILVLPIEKIIL
- the hisD gene encoding histidinol dehydrogenase translates to MIQVYIHPPQKTWKSISNRNLQNISYLRSLVVPIIDNVKTYGDIALKAYTRKYDHINLKSIRVSEEDLNKSDIKISNQLKKSIEIAYHNIKYFHEKQLHDEPQIEISKGISCWRKTIPIEKIGFYIPGGSAPLLSTVLMLGIPGKLSGCKNIILCTPPDKNGEVHPSILYTAKYVGITHIYKVGGAQSIAAMAYGTESIPSVYKIFGPGNSYVTIAKQIVSQKGRVSIDMPAGPSEVAIIADDTANPEYVAADLLSQSEHDTESYTILVTPNNQSWINKVKEELKKQFLNTSSKQNIIEKSLKKSKLIILRSLDECLALINQIAPEHLIINCKNASYWGGKVINAGSVFLGNYSPVSAGDYASGTNHVLPTYGYAKSYSGISVDSFVKKITFQKISKKGLKHLSECISVLSSEEGLFAHKKSINIRIK
- a CDS encoding exodeoxyribonuclease III; this encodes MKIISYNINGIRSGIRKGLSDWIETNQPYILCLQETKAFPEQIDTNLFENLGYNHYWFSSKRKGYSGVGILCKEEPIHVEYGIGLDSIDEEGRVLRVDLKNLSVISLYVPSGNDMMKRLNFKFFFMKNFFLHIKKIKNKLNDMIICGDYNICHHEIDIYDPIRNQNISGFLPKEREWMTDFINLGFIDSFRNFVQEDHHYSWWSYRYNARKSNKGWRIDYAMVSNSLKEKMRNAYLMPEVKYSDHCPVVLEIF